The window AGTCATTTTGCTATGCAGTGCAGACAGGCCTCTGTAAGGGTCAAGGAGGGTCTTTTGTAGGCGGGAATGCTTGAGGAGGTCTTAGAGGGAGCTAGGGAGAAAAGAAGACCCACTCCAAGGAGGAGGAGTCCAATTTGGGCAATAGAAAGTCAAATCAATCTATAAAGGGAGTTTGGAGCCAGATTTTGGGAGGAGGGAGTCTTTAAAGGTCCACCAAAAGAAGGCAGCCCCTGCATGCCCCTCCCTGGGTCCACTGAGGGCCTTCTATTACCCACCTCCTCTTTTGGTTCCCAGGTCCAACTCAGCCAATGCTCCGTCAAATCCTCCCAATCTCTCTGATCCCTCTGGTCCCTCTGACCCCTTGAAATCCCCTCTGGAGTTACAGAGAGAGAGGCTGTTCCAAACAGAAGACCAGGTGTACATGACCCCGGCTCTGCTCTACCTGGAGAAGTACAAAACCCTCTTGGCTTTTGCTGAGCAGAGGGTCAGCCAAGCTGACGAGGAGGCCAAGAATATTGTCCTGCGCAGAGGGGGATTCAAGGCCTCAACAGGCCAGGTGAAGGTAAGGAGGGCAGGACTTGGAGGCCAGAAGCTAATGAGGGAATCCCAGGATCGAAATGGGGATCACTGACATTTCTCAACCTGTATAAGCTTGGGATGAGCCTTGTAGATACCAGGAAACCAGAGAGACTGCTGAGGAAGGTGAAGATTCCCCTAGGTCACCCAATATATTCTACATATGAAGACAATATATTGCCTCtgctaatagaatataagctccacAGTCCAGACAATATAGTGTCTAGCAGATCAATGTTTTTGGACCTGAAATGACAAAGGGGAGGGTCAGATGGCATCTGGCTGGCAATGCTGCCCTTGGTCTGCAGAGGAACACTGTGTCCAAGCCCAGGACAATGCCCCTCACCCATCCTGGCCATTCCACATGAGAGGGAGGGTGTTCAGTCACATTTCCACAAGGCAGAGGGCctcaggagggaagggagaaccAGGGTCTTGAGTCATGGCAATAGAAGATAAAGACCTGGAGAAGATTCAGGGGAAATGAAGGCTGGGGCTAAATCTGGGAAGGACGGCCATTAGGCAGTGCTTACATTCTGCAGATATTTTgatatatgtttgtatttattagacaaaagcaataaaaacaataaaatagccAGGCACCCATTGACATCATGCTCCAAGGATTATGAAACTCCCACCCTCTGCTCTCATTTGGTGCTCACAACCACACTGGGAGGTGGGTGCTTTTCAGATCTcccttttaaagatgaagaaatggagactgagaggggttaagtgattttccccagGTCAGACAGCATGAGACACAtttaggtccagtgctctagctGCTGCATCCCCTAACTGCCTAGGTAGGTTCTCCCTCAAAGAGGGAGAAAAGTAACtcacaggcaggatttgaacccaactctcTCCAGACTCCTAATCTAGTTTCTTTCCACATTGTCCTCTCTGTGTCATATGGTGAAAGAATTGACCTTTATCTGCCTGAACCCAGAGGGCAGAGAAATGGGTTCAAGGCCATACTTTGATTTCTTGTATTCTTGCCTCTTCTGACAGTGGAAACAGATGGAGGTGGTAAGGAGAGCTCAGTTGCCAGACCACCACCCCAAGAGACCCTGCCCTGTGTATGATGAGGTCACAGGGACCTTGTTTCTTCTGTTCATAGCCGTCCAGGGCCTGGTCTCTGAACAACACCAGATCCAGACCAGGACCAATTTGGTGCGCCTGTGCTGTGTGACCAGCAAGGACAATGGGAAGACCTGGAGCCCTGTCACAGACCTCACTGATTCTGTCATTGGGTCTGCCCACAAGGAGTGGGCCACTTTTGCCAGTGGCCCAGGTCATGGTCTACAGCTACACAACCCCACTCAGAGTCTGGTGATCCCAGCCTATGCTTATCGACTCATTGGGCCTGAGAAGCCCACTCCCTATGTCTTCTGCTTCCTCAGTAATGACCATGGGAAGACGTGGGAGATGGGGAATTTTATAACCATTGAGAACACCTTGGAGTCCCAAATGGTAGAAGTGGATGGTCATGGACAGAGGGTCTTATACTGTAACTCTAGAAGCACCCTCAGGACAAGGGTCCAGGCAATCAGCCTCAATGACGGAGTAGATTTCCAGGGTGCTCAACAGATCAAGAAATTGGTTGAACCACCATCTGGCTGTCAAGGAAGTGTGGTTGGCTTCCCTAATCCCACCAAACATGTCTTGGGTTCTGTAGACACCTGGGTTCTTTACTCCCATCCCACAGACCCATTAGAGTTGAAGGATCTGGGTGTGTATCTTAATAGGGATCCCTTGGATCCAATAGGTTGGACCAAGCCAGCTATCCTAGTAAAAGGCCTCTGTGCTTTTTCAGACCTCCAGTACATGGGATCAAAGCCCAATGGGTCCCCCCAGCTTGGCTGCTTGTTTGAATATGGAAATTAtgatcaaattctttttctctagTTCACCCTTGAGCAAGCTTTGCATTCCTGATCCCTCATTCTATGCCAGAATTGGTTCTTCTGCTCAGATTCACTTCTTTTCCTGTTTTGAGTGATGACCCCAAGAtgaatcattatcctttctgtgaATCACAAGTCCTCAGTGTCAATCTTTGGCTTTTTCCATTAAAGCACATGGCAATACACagtaccttcttttttttcttacattgtcATGGCACTTACCAAAGAATTCCccacttacatttctttttttttttttttggtatgtttttgcaaggcaaatggggttaagtggcttgcccaaggccacatggctaggtaattattaagtgtctgaggctgtatttgaactcaggtactcctgattccaaggccagtactttatccactgtgcctcctagccgccccctactTCCATTTCTAAAAGCTGAAAAGAAACTTGTTAGAAACAGGCCTTGAACCCTCATCTTCAAAGTTTTCTATGGCCTATTCAAAGTGCTGGAACAATATCAGATACTCATGCCGAGGGACCCATCTCCATACCATCATCCATAGCAAAGTCTACCTTGTTTGTTTTGGCCCTGATGTCCCTTTATAATTGGAACAGAATAGGAGAATGAGCTGGTCCAATAATAGGGATAAATGGGAGGGCTCAAAAAAATCTGGCCCAAGAACTGAGGAAATAAGGTAAGACCCCAGCATGTCTGAAAATGATCTGGGGGGATTAATGGGCACCAAGTTCAATATAAGCCAAAGCTATGAAAAGGTAGGCAAAAAAGTTCCCTTGGTTGCAGAAGACAGGAGGAACCATCCTACTAAGATGACATTGGGTGTGTTTTGTTCAATGCTGGGGGCCACATTTTTAGGAATGACATTGACTGGCTCCTGTAAAGGATGATGAAAGCCTGGAGACCTTGGCACATGAGGATCACCTTGAGGAGCTAGAGGAGATCAAGACCTGGagaaaaggaaaccaagaagGACCAGGAGAGAAATCTTCTAATTTGGGACAGTTTGTCATGGAGAGAAGATTGAATTTCTTCTTATGGTCCCACAGATAAACCCAGGAAGAGTGACTACAAGGAACAGAAGCAGATATAAGCTGGGGCCCAACAGTTAGAACTGTTCATGAATGGAATGGGCTGCCTCTAGAAGGGAAGGATCTGAAGGGGGCCTCTAGGTAGAGCTGGGTAGCCCCTTGCTGGGAATGCGTTAGTGGGTGACTCAGTCTAATACAAGTCAGACTAAATGACCCCTGGGATCTCTTCCTACTCTGAAATTGTGGAAGGCTTTGATGCAGGTGGTCTAGGCTACAAGTGGTAAAGACCCCTGACTACATTGACCCTTAGCATTCTAGGTTGTCAGTAAAAGCACAAGGAACTTCTGTGGGTCTCATGAAATGTGCAATGTTTTTGTCCCTATTTCTTTATGTTTTCCCCAGACTCTGTGACCAACCCAATTTGTACACTTCTTATTTCATTAGACTAATAATCTCTAAAACAGAGAGATAAATGGGGTTTTAAAGTTGAAAAACCCCACAGATTTCCATCTGTCTGGCACATCTTGCCTTTTACCCTGCTGCAGCATCTCTGCCCAGTCAGAGTAGCACCCTCCAGTCTGGACCACCACAGCCCACACACTCTTTTTCCTGGGGGAGTTAATAACCTCAGCTTTAGCACACTGCCCTAGAGCCAATATCTTCTGATTAGTGAAGGAGTGAAAACAGACTCCCCAACCCACTATATCTCATGCTAATCAGAGATTTTCCTCAATGGAAAAGAGTTCTAGTATGAAAAGTCTCTCCATCCATGCCAAAACAATGACTGCCACAGCTTGTTGGCCAAGGAGTGAGCTCAGACTCAGCTCAAGGACTTTTCTTAGCTGACTCCGCTTCTCATTCTCTCCCCATGGATATCACGTCATCTGCTTTTGCACCGAATGCCCTTCtccccattttctttcctttgaccaCACTAATCCCAGCATACTAGCCTTGCTTCTGTCGCCATCCATGTGCCTTCCTAGACCCTTCCCTTACCTCCCCCATTataatggaagcttcttgagggctgtggcgctctctctctctctctctctctctctctctctctctctctctctctctctctcatctttgtaTCTACAGCAATTGCTGGAGTCCCACATCTAGGAAGCATGGGGACCAGCCCTACAAACTAACAGGTACCTTTTCTATAGTGTTTTAGATTTATAAAGCCTCACAACTATTCGTGTCTCACAATAACCTTCTGAGATATGTGATGTCATTATCATTTAGCAGACAGAGAACGTAAGGTTAATTAACCCCAAAGAGGTTACATCATTACCTAGGTAGTCaatatcagaagtgggatttgaactgttGTCCCTCTAATTTTAACTCAAAAGTTTTCTCCAATATATCAGACTGCTTCTATTAGAAGAGAAttcagtaggggcagctaggtggtgcagtggataaagcaccagccttggagtcaggaggacctgggttcaaatccaatctcagacacttaataattacttagccgtgtggccttgggcaagccacttaactccatttgccttgcaaaaacctaaaaaaaagaagagaattcagtATCAGTGAGGTGTGATAGAGAAACACACCAGGCATCCATTTGATGGCAATCGTTTCCCTTTGCTTTGTTTGTCtgccatttatttatttctcctgcTTGGTGTGATATCTCCACTATTCTAGGTGCTCCATTGGCTTGGATAAGATGCAGGATTGTgatgaggagagggaagggggggggggaatccagTGACACTGAAAATGCAACTGTCATCCTGCAAAAGTCCACTAAACCTGACCCTGAGGGGAGGGATGCAGGTCATAATCAAGTTACACTAGGCCTCTGATGGTGATGTCTTTGGCCTCCTGGTGATGTCTAGTCCCTAAATCTGTCCTAATGTCATTAATGATCTTCTGGTCATAAATGATCGTTGATCACCACAGAATCAATCCATCTGGTCAATGACTCTGAGAAAATGAGGCTTTTCTTTCCATTGAACTTATATCTATCCACCTTAGGACAGATTAGTTTcaatgagagagaagaggaaaaaggagggaagtCAGGGTAGTGATGAGCAGCAGGAGGTCAGGGAGGATGAAATCATAGCAGTGGGGCACTCAGGCCAAGTGTCCTATGGGGATCCCTTTGGATGGAGGACTAAAAGGATAATCAAGAGGATAAGAGATAAAGACTAAAAGGATAAGAAcccccaaagaaagaaagaatctgcTTTGTCCACTGTGTCACTCTGGCCAGAGACTGCCATGCCAAAACACAAATTTTCATAATAACTGACACTTATGTAATACTTTAAGGAGTACAAAGTATTTTCCAgccattcaatttttaaaaattgagcttaaaaatctacttttttttccataaaaagaaAGCCTTCTCAAATGTAGAACAAAAAAGGAGAGTTGGTGGTATCCTTTATATGAGACTCATGAACTCATTTTCACCTTATTTGGGCCACATATtgtgtgagatgctggtctacACTCAGTTTCTGTCatgccattttccagttttcccagaagtttttgtcaaataatttttttgggttttgttccaaaagcttggatctttgggtttattataTACAACATTGCTCTGGTCATTTGCTATAATGCATTGTCCACCTAATCTATTACACCAACCcataactttatttcttagccagtaccagattattttgataattgccACTTTATAAGATACTTTGAGATCTGGTAGGGCCAGACTACCTTCCTTCAcagttttttcattgattcctttggtatcctttttgttcttccaggtgaattttgatatttttttctagtactatgaattttttggtagtttgcttGATATAGCACTATTCACATCAatagattataatttttaatacatTGGCCCAGTCTACTTAAACAGTGAATATTTttacaattgtttagatctgactgtGTGTATTCAGGCACCTCAGTCATTTGTTCAGGCTCTTCACAATCCATGATTAGATTTAGACCTGATATTGTATTCATTTAGATACTGGTTTTGTCTTGCCAtgtagacttccaggtattttgtattatctaacaattattttaggtttttgcaaggcaaatgggattaagtggctttcccaaggccacacagctaggtaattattaagtgtctgagaccggatttgaacccaggttctcctgactccagggccagtgctttatccactgtgccacctagccgcccctaacaattattttaaatgggtttTCTCTTGCTGCTGGgatttgttgataatatatagaaatactgatgatttgtttgagtttattttgtatcctacaactttgctaaaatgaattatttccattagttttttagttaattctctaggaatctctaagtataccatcatatcatctgcaaagaatgatcattttgtttccccattgcctattctaatttttcaatttctttttcttctcttattgctatagctatactatattgaataatagagatgataatagaccttatttcacccctgatagTATTGGGAAGGCTTCTGGTTCATCCCCATTTCAGctaatacttgctgatggttttagataattccttttcattttaagataaaCTCCATTAATTCCTAggctctctaatatttttaataggaatgggtgctgttttTTGACAAAGgctttttcctgcatctattgagataatcatatggacCACTGATACAGTCAATTAAGATGAGAGTTTGCCCAATATCAAACCAGTCCTGCATTTCTGTTATAAATGCCACCTGGTCATTGTGTGTGATCTTTGTAATgtattgctgtaatctccttgttAGTGTCTTATTTAAACTCTTTGCACCAATAATTCATTAGGGAAATCGATCTATCTCCAAGAGCATTCTTCCTTGGGAGTGAGATTGACCCATACTCTCAGACAAGAACCTGAATAACACACTCTGGAGCTAATTCCCACGAGATCATCTCAAGCCAGACAATCTTTATAAAGGACATATATTATTACCACAGCCTTGAGAGACAGCCTGGATGGAAGATAGACAGAGCACCTGCCTGGGGACTGAGAAGACCTGAGTGATTTTTAGACAAGCTATACACCTTTTCTGAGCCTTACTTTCCTACTCTGTTAAAAAAGGGGTTAAGCCCATATGACCTCAGAGATACCTTCCCATTTTTATGTGATAATTCAATCATCCTCCAATCACTCAAAgacaaatatgtatttaatatgttaaataaatacCATCTTTACCATCATCCTCATCGACCGGCTCTCTGATTCTACTGGTATATACTTCGTGTTGTTGTCGTATAGCAGACGTGGCCAATGGTGGCCTGTGACAATGTTGAAGGCAGTCTTAACCAAATGAGAATGGattggggaaatatttaataaaataaatgaaaatataataaaacatatctaatattatattttaaagctaaATCAATATGCAGCCCACAAGGATCCTCATTCAGCACTGGTATACATGCAgaatatgttattattatattatgtggTATCCCATCCATCCACTAGGAGGCGAGCAGGGCTCACCCTGTCCTACCCCAGAGAGGTGTAGAAACCCAGAGGAAGCATTTTCATTGACTGAGCTTGGCCCCTTTTAGCCCACAGTACTGAGCTTCCAGCCCCCAGAAGGTGGTCTTCACTCCAAGACAAGAAGGGCTCTATTTGCTGAACCAGAAAGGGCAGAGAAGACTTGTGCCAGAAGAAATGTCTGGCCACCACCATGAGCTAGGAAGAAGAGGGAATAGGGAGGGAGCAGGTTCTCCCCTCAAAATATGGAGAATTCAGGACCTATTTCTAGGTGCTGTTTATTGGCAAGAACTTCCATGTTCTCTGTTGCCAGGGAACATTCTGAGTGGAGCCATGTTCTCCAACTCACCTCCatgattcattcattcctccTCATGTATCTGGTCACCACACATATTTAGTTCTTTCTGTGTCTCCAAATTGCAGAATCTCCACGTTGGAAGGTTAGTAGATAGAAGATGCTTGAAGGCAGACTGCTTCCTTTGTGGCTTACTTTATTTTGCATctgttcatggaagtctttccaagcttctccaTATTCattaagttcatcatttcttatgtcaCAAATGATAGTTCATGATATTCAGGCACCTTAGTCATTTATTTGTTCAACTTCTCCAcaatccctttttctttttcttttccaatgaatattttatttttctaattacatgatgtgaaagtttttcaacattcatccacacatctatctatctatctatctatctatctatctatctatctatctatctatcatctatctatctatctatctatctgctatctatcatctatctatctatctgctatctatctatcatctatctatctatctatctatctatctatctatctatctatctatcaagtTACATAATTGccttccaccctcctcccctcaatggtgaacatagtttgtgtttagcatgtttatagataagttatttttggtatgaggaattaggatgaagggaaaagaaagcaaactaTGAACTaggaaagaaatatgtaagaaatatttaaaaagtgaatgaaatgtTCATTCAGAATCTGtaggggttttttaaaattttgttttgttcttcctctgtatggggataacattgcccaCAGACAGTCTCCctgggttgtcctaactctctgaactgctgagaggagctgcatctatcaaggtTAATCAGTTCACAATGttgtgttaatgtgtacagtgttctcttggttctgctcccttaaatcagcatcagttcctgtaattcgttccatgcttctctagagtccaaccattcatgggtttttgttttttttttgtttgcttgggttgtttttttttgcaaggcaaatggggttaaggggttgcccaaggccacacagctaggtaattattaaatgtctgagaccaaatttgaactcaggtactcctgactccagtgccagtgctctatctactgtgtcacttagccacccctccattcatggtttcttacagaacagtaatactccatcacattcttatactataacttgtttaggctttacttcaatttccaattctttgccagtacaaaaagagctggtatgaatattttggaacatatgagacttttcctcattttttatgatttcttctggatataggcttagtaTTAGATCAAAGCGTATGATCAAtttgattgctctttgggcataatttcatattgttctccagacgggttgaatcaattcacaattccaccaatgaCACATTATGGCCCAATCTTCTTACAATGTCTCCAGCATTtggttgttttcccttttttgtcatcttaggcaatctgataggtgagaggtagaacctcatagttgctttaatttgcacttctctaatcagtaatgatttggaccattttttttttgcaaggcaatagggttaagtggcttgcctaaggccacacagctaggtaattattaagtgtctgaggctggatttgaatttaggtactcctgactctaggactggtgctctatccactgcaccacctagctgccctggagcatttttttaaaagaaagattttatttattttgagttttacattttcccccattcttgcttccctccccccacctcccacagaaggcattctgttagtgtttacattggttccatgttacacattgatctcagttgactgtgatgacagagaaatcatatccttaaggaagaaatataaagtatgagatagtaaaattacataataatataatgcttttttttctaatttgacagtaatagtctttggtctgtttaaggtccataattctttctctggatacagatggtattctccattgcagaaagctcaaaattgtccctggttgttacactaaagggatgagcaagtccatcagggttgaccattacccccatattgctgttagggtgtacaatgtttttatggttctgctcatctcgctcagtatcagttcatgtgcttccctgaattcccatccctcctggtttcttatagaacaatagtgttccatgacatacatagaccacagtttgttaagccattccctgactgaaggacattcacttaatttccagtttttgttgccaccacaaacagggctgctaagaatattcttgtacaagtgattttttacccttttttatcatctcttcagggtatagacccagtagtggtattgctggattaaaggatatgcacattttttgttgctctttgggcataatcccaaattgttctccagaaagattggatgagttcacagctcctccaacaatgtaATAGCATcgcagatttcccacatctcttccaacattgatcattatcctttctggtcatattggtcagtctgagaggtgtgaggtggtatctcagagatgctttaatttgcatttcttggagcattttttcatatgattatatatagcttttatttcttcacttgaaaactatctgttcacatcctttgaccatttatcaattggggcatgacttgtaaccatataaatttgatacaattctctatatattttagatatgagacctttattagaaatcctaactgtgaaaattgttttcaagctttcttttttcattctaattttgacagcattggttttattaatgcaaaaccttttcaataaaataatctcaaaatcatccattttgtacgTACTATATTTCTTGCACTCTATTTGTTGTACTTGATTTCTTGCTTGGtgataaatttcttccctttccatagatctatcagaaagagtatttcttggtctattcatTGGCcaatggtgtcaccctttatgtctaaatcctgtgtccattttgaccttacttttGTATAGGATGTGGAatctatgcctaggttttgccatactatttttccagtttgcCCAACAATCtttgtcaaatagttcttatcccagaaactaatgtctttggatttgtcaagcAACAGGttactattgtcatttactattgtttcttttgaatttgtccTAATCTActatccattactttatttcttaactaataccagatagttttgatgactgtcactttacagtataattttagatctggtagagtcaggttacctttcttcatcttttttt is drawn from Macrotis lagotis isolate mMagLag1 chromosome 5, bilby.v1.9.chrom.fasta, whole genome shotgun sequence and contains these coding sequences:
- the LOC141490204 gene encoding sialidase-2-like, with product MTPALLYLEKYKTLLAFAEQRVSQADEEAKNIVLRRGGFKASTGQVKWKQMEVVRRAQLPDHHPKRPCPVYDEVTGTLFLLFIAVQGLVSEQHQIQTRTNLVRLCCVTSKDNGKTWSPVTDLTDSVIGSAHKEWATFASGPGHGLQLHNPTQSLVIPAYAYRLIGPEKPTPYVFCFLSNDHGKTWEMGNFITIENTLESQMVEVDGHGQRVLYCNSRSTLRTRVQAISLNDGVDFQGAQQIKKLVEPPSGCQGSVVGFPNPTKHVLGSVDTWVLYSHPTDPLELKDLGVYLNRDPLDPIGWTKPAILVKGLCAFSDLQYMGSKPNGSPQLGCLFEYGNYDQILFL